The proteins below are encoded in one region of Saccopteryx leptura isolate mSacLep1 chromosome 1, mSacLep1_pri_phased_curated, whole genome shotgun sequence:
- the TEAD3 gene encoding transcriptional enhancer factor TEF-5 isoform X5 — MYGRNELIARYIKLRTGKTRTRKQVSSHIQVLARKKVREYQVGIKAMNLDQVSKDKALQSMASMSSAQIVSASVLQNKFSPPSPLPQAVFSTSSRFWSSPPLLGQQPGPSQDIKPFAQPAYPIQPPLPPPLSSYEPLAPLPPAAASVPVWQDRTIASSRLRLLEYSAFMEVQRDPDTYSKHLFVHIGQTNPAFSDPPLEAVDVRQIYDKFPEKKGGLKELYEKGPPNAFFLVKFWADLNSTIQEGPGAFYGVSSQYSSADSMTISVSTKVCSFGKQVVEKVETEYARLENGRFVYRIHRSPMCEYMINFIHKLKHLPEKYMMNSVLENFTILQVVTSRDSQETLLVIAFVFEVSTSEHGAQHHVYKLVKD, encoded by the exons GTGTCCAGCCACATACAGGTTCTAGCTCGGAAGAAGGTGCGGGAATACCAGGTCGGCATCAAG GCCATGAACCTG GATCAAGTCTCCAAGGACAAGGCCCTCCAGAGCATGGCGTCCATGTCCTCCGCCCAGATCGTCTCTGCCAGCGTCCTCCAGAACAAGTTCAGcccaccttcccctctgccccaggctgtcTTCTCTACTTCCTCACGG TTCTGGAGCAGCCCCCCTCTCCTGGGACAGCAGCCTGGACCCTCTCAGGA CATCAAGCCCTTTGCACAGCCAGCCTACCCCATCCAGCCGCCCCTGCCGCCGCCGCTCAGCA GTTACGAGCCCCTGGCCCCACTGCCCCCAGCTGCTGCCTCTGTGCCCGTGTGGCAAGACCGCACCATCGCCTCCTCCCGGCTGCGGCTCCTCGAATATTCCGCCTTCATGGAGGTGCAGCGCGACCCTGACACG TACAGCAAACACCTGTTTGTGCACATCGGCCAGACGAACCCTGCCTTCTCGGACCCGCCTCTGGAGGCGGTCGACGTGCGTCAGATCTACGACAAGTTCCCGGAGAAAAAGGGGGGACTGAAGGAGCTCTACGAGAAGGGTCCCCCGAACGCCTTCTTCCTGGTCAAGTTCTGG GCGGACCTCAACAGCACCATCCAGGAGGGCCCGGGCGCCTTCTACGGGGTCAGCTCCCAGTACAGCTCGGCCGATAGTATGACCATCAGTGTCTCCACCAAGGTGTGCTCCTTCGGCAAGCAGGTGGTGGAGAAGGTGGAG ACGGAGTACGCCCGGCTAGAGAACGGGCGCTTCGTGTACCGCATCCACCGCTCGCCCATGTGTGAGTACATGATCAACTTCATCCACAAGCTGAAGCACCTGCCCGAGAAGTACATGATGAACAGTGTCCTGGAGAACTTCACCATCCTGCAG GTGGTCACGAGCCGCGACTCCCAGGAGACCCTGCTTGTCATTGCTTTTGTCTTCGAAGTCTCCACCAGCGAGCACGGGGCCCAGCACCACGTCTACAAGCTCGTCAAAGACTAg
- the TEAD3 gene encoding transcriptional enhancer factor TEF-5 isoform X6, whose amino-acid sequence MYGRNELIARYIKLRTGKTRTRKQVSSHLQVLARRKSREIQSKLKDQVSKDKALQSMASMSSAQIVSASVLQNKFSPPSPLPQAVFSTSSRFWSSPPLLGQQPGPSQDIKPFAQPAYPIQPPLPPPLSSYEPLAPLPPAAASVPVWQDRTIASSRLRLLEYSAFMEVQRDPDTYSKHLFVHIGQTNPAFSDPPLEAVDVRQIYDKFPEKKGGLKELYEKGPPNAFFLVKFWADLNSTIQEGPGAFYGVSSQYSSADSMTISVSTKVCSFGKQVVEKVETEYARLENGRFVYRIHRSPMCEYMINFIHKLKHLPEKYMMNSVLENFTILQVVTSRDSQETLLVIAFVFEVSTSEHGAQHHVYKLVKD is encoded by the exons GTCTCTAGCCACTTGCAGGTTCTAGCCAGGCGGAAATCTCGGGAGATTCAGTCCAAGCTGAAG GATCAAGTCTCCAAGGACAAGGCCCTCCAGAGCATGGCGTCCATGTCCTCCGCCCAGATCGTCTCTGCCAGCGTCCTCCAGAACAAGTTCAGcccaccttcccctctgccccaggctgtcTTCTCTACTTCCTCACGG TTCTGGAGCAGCCCCCCTCTCCTGGGACAGCAGCCTGGACCCTCTCAGGA CATCAAGCCCTTTGCACAGCCAGCCTACCCCATCCAGCCGCCCCTGCCGCCGCCGCTCAGCA GTTACGAGCCCCTGGCCCCACTGCCCCCAGCTGCTGCCTCTGTGCCCGTGTGGCAAGACCGCACCATCGCCTCCTCCCGGCTGCGGCTCCTCGAATATTCCGCCTTCATGGAGGTGCAGCGCGACCCTGACACG TACAGCAAACACCTGTTTGTGCACATCGGCCAGACGAACCCTGCCTTCTCGGACCCGCCTCTGGAGGCGGTCGACGTGCGTCAGATCTACGACAAGTTCCCGGAGAAAAAGGGGGGACTGAAGGAGCTCTACGAGAAGGGTCCCCCGAACGCCTTCTTCCTGGTCAAGTTCTGG GCGGACCTCAACAGCACCATCCAGGAGGGCCCGGGCGCCTTCTACGGGGTCAGCTCCCAGTACAGCTCGGCCGATAGTATGACCATCAGTGTCTCCACCAAGGTGTGCTCCTTCGGCAAGCAGGTGGTGGAGAAGGTGGAG ACGGAGTACGCCCGGCTAGAGAACGGGCGCTTCGTGTACCGCATCCACCGCTCGCCCATGTGTGAGTACATGATCAACTTCATCCACAAGCTGAAGCACCTGCCCGAGAAGTACATGATGAACAGTGTCCTGGAGAACTTCACCATCCTGCAG GTGGTCACGAGCCGCGACTCCCAGGAGACCCTGCTTGTCATTGCTTTTGTCTTCGAAGTCTCCACCAGCGAGCACGGGGCCCAGCACCACGTCTACAAGCTCGTCAAAGACTAg